One part of the Desulfuromonas acetoxidans DSM 684 genome encodes these proteins:
- a CDS encoding Gfo/Idh/MocA family oxidoreductase — translation MMEKVLLVGAGSMAKEYAKILEALNVEFDVVGRSEMGVKSFVDTTGYTAFSGGLESFIQKKTIKEYTHFVVATNVVSLYHNVSNLLKCGAEKILVEKPCVLNEGQLDTLFQLTSERKANVYIAYNRRFFSSVLKAKEIVEEDGGLEMVKFDFTEWAHVIEGLEKDPLEKERWLLSNSTHVIDLALYFAGKPEELSAYVAGSLDWHPAGKVFTGAGKSENGVLFSYGSDWGSAGRWWLELFTAKRKLRLCPMEKLLETRKGTVVESEVSIEDDLDREFKPGLYLQLQAFLKAGDSDLKNIAQLRDDFAFFCNIAGY, via the coding sequence ATGATGGAAAAAGTTCTGTTAGTTGGTGCTGGTTCAATGGCCAAAGAATATGCCAAGATCTTAGAGGCGTTGAATGTAGAATTTGATGTCGTTGGACGCAGTGAAATGGGGGTAAAGTCTTTTGTTGACACCACTGGATATACAGCTTTTTCTGGGGGGCTTGAATCCTTTATACAGAAGAAGACCATAAAGGAATATACTCATTTTGTTGTTGCTACGAATGTTGTCAGCTTGTATCACAATGTTTCTAATTTATTGAAATGTGGAGCTGAAAAAATCCTAGTTGAAAAACCTTGTGTGTTGAATGAGGGGCAGTTGGATACTTTGTTTCAACTCACATCGGAGCGAAAAGCCAACGTATATATAGCGTATAACAGAAGGTTCTTCTCTTCAGTATTGAAAGCTAAAGAGATTGTTGAAGAGGATGGTGGCTTGGAGATGGTGAAATTCGATTTTACTGAGTGGGCGCATGTCATTGAGGGGTTAGAAAAAGACCCTTTAGAAAAAGAGCGATGGCTGTTATCGAATTCAACACATGTAATAGATTTAGCACTATATTTTGCAGGCAAGCCAGAAGAACTGTCAGCTTATGTGGCAGGTAGTTTGGACTGGCATCCAGCAGGTAAGGTTTTTACTGGTGCAGGTAAGAGCGAGAATGGAGTCTTGTTCTCCTATGGTTCGGATTGGGGGTCGGCGGGACGCTGGTGGCTTGAGTTGTTTACGGCTAAAAGAAAGCTCCGATTGTGCCCTATGGAAAAGCTTTTAGAAACCCGCAAGGGAACAGTTGTCGAATCAGAAGTGTCTATTGAAGATGATTTAGACCGAGAGTTTAAGCCCGGTTTATACCTTCAGTTGCAAGCGTTTTTGAAGGCTGGCGATTCAGATTTAAAAAATATTGCACAATTACGTGATGATTTCGCGTTTTTTTGTAATATCGCTGGGTATTAA
- a CDS encoding Gfo/Idh/MocA family oxidoreductase gives MELDSRINVLLVGSGNLGRRHLQSLKACRNNLNIYVVDSCLSSLEAARVAYAEVEEVGGLKKIAYFESLDKVEKKINVAILATPATGRFQLIKSLLDLDVDYFILEKIAFNSVGDIDAVIDLLRGRIRGAWVNCPRRLNSFYQDLKQCLLKEKIHKFEVVGKNFGMACNSIHFIDLFSFLEGKTDYKLSVEGVEDVLQSKRPGYVEFFGEIIGQFAGGAQFRLSCHQPEAAVEFRVQIESDNYSYKVDEVNGEVEITSLKNGEIEKLRFRQPFQSELTGPLVDAIVDQGECKLTPLEESMALHRPFIEASYQLYVANFGENKEKRIPIT, from the coding sequence ATGGAATTAGATAGTCGCATTAATGTTTTGCTTGTTGGTTCTGGAAATCTTGGCCGAAGGCACTTGCAAAGCTTGAAGGCGTGCAGAAACAACTTGAATATATATGTTGTTGATTCTTGTCTTTCATCTCTGGAAGCGGCTCGGGTAGCTTACGCTGAGGTAGAGGAAGTTGGAGGGCTTAAGAAAATTGCCTATTTTGAATCCTTGGACAAAGTAGAAAAAAAGATCAATGTGGCGATTCTCGCAACGCCAGCAACGGGTCGATTTCAACTCATAAAATCTTTATTGGATTTAGACGTTGATTATTTCATTCTTGAAAAGATTGCATTTAACTCAGTAGGAGATATTGATGCTGTAATTGATTTGCTGAGAGGTCGGATTAGAGGCGCTTGGGTAAATTGTCCAAGAAGGCTTAATTCTTTTTACCAAGATCTTAAACAGTGCCTTTTGAAAGAAAAAATACATAAGTTTGAGGTTGTTGGTAAAAATTTTGGAATGGCCTGTAACTCGATTCATTTTATTGATCTATTTTCCTTCTTAGAGGGGAAAACTGATTACAAGCTATCTGTTGAAGGAGTGGAAGATGTCTTACAAAGTAAGCGACCCGGGTATGTCGAGTTCTTTGGTGAGATTATTGGCCAGTTTGCCGGAGGTGCCCAATTCAGACTGTCTTGCCATCAGCCTGAAGCTGCGGTTGAATTCCGGGTGCAAATAGAATCGGATAATTATTCGTATAAGGTAGATGAAGTCAACGGAGAGGTCGAAATTACTAGTCTGAAAAATGGTGAAATTGAGAAACTCCGCTTCAGACAACCTTTTCAGAGTGAACTTACCGGTCCGCTTGTTGATGCGATTGTTGATCAAGGAGAATGTAAATTAACGCCTTTAGAAGAATCTATGGCCCTTCATCGGCCATTTATCGAAGCTTCTTATCAACTGTATGTAGCCAATTTTGGTGAAAACAAAGAAAAAAGGATCCCAATCACATGA
- a CDS encoding cytidylyltransferase domain-containing protein — MVKKYLAVIPARGGSKRLPGKNLMSIGGHSLIGCAIECAKSAEHITEICVTTDDQDIANEALKYGPYVHFMRPDFLASDEARTIDVVLHAVQWFSNQGKDFDAVVVLQPTSPLRSQENILKAIQLFEQKDAQAVVSVCRLEHPMEWCAELGIDGNMEEFGKTCGALNRSQDTAVTYRLNGAIYIYDLSKLIEVGGFFYNKKTFAYEMNAKESIDIDTYEDFLLARFWDEVIENGIR, encoded by the coding sequence ATGGTTAAGAAATATTTAGCAGTAATACCTGCTAGAGGGGGGAGTAAACGTTTACCTGGTAAAAACCTGATGAGTATCGGCGGACATTCGTTGATAGGTTGTGCCATAGAATGCGCTAAATCAGCTGAACATATTACAGAAATATGTGTCACGACAGATGACCAGGATATAGCGAATGAGGCTCTAAAATATGGGCCCTATGTTCATTTTATGCGTCCGGATTTTCTTGCTTCTGACGAAGCGAGAACCATCGATGTTGTCCTACATGCTGTTCAGTGGTTTAGTAACCAAGGTAAAGATTTTGATGCAGTTGTTGTTCTACAGCCGACATCACCATTACGTTCTCAAGAGAATATCCTTAAAGCGATTCAACTGTTTGAACAAAAGGACGCGCAAGCTGTTGTGTCTGTCTGTCGTCTTGAACACCCGATGGAGTGGTGTGCGGAGCTTGGCATTGACGGGAACATGGAGGAGTTTGGCAAGACGTGTGGTGCCTTGAACCGATCACAAGATACAGCAGTTACATACAGGCTGAATGGAGCTATCTATATTTATGATCTGTCAAAATTGATTGAGGTCGGTGGCTTTTTTTACAATAAGAAGACTTTCGCTTACGAGATGAATGCTAAAGAATCTATCGATATAGATACGTACGAAGATTTCTTGTTGGCTAGATTTTGGGATGAGGTAATTGAAAATGGAATTAGATAG
- the neuB gene encoding N-acetylneuraminate synthase: protein MHTYIIAEVGVNHNGSVELAKKLIHVAKDCGADAVKFQTFKTERLVTSSAKKAVYQDENDNSTTTQAEMLGRLELTIDDFVELDRECRAAGVDFLTTCFDSESLLTIMDELHLSVLKIGSGDLTNLPFLIEHAKTGAKLVVSTGMATLSEVEDAMAALAFGYLEEEKEMPESYQWLKRHYFSSEKIEQLSDRVTLLHCVTDYPAQYRDLNLDAIGQLRQAYKLNVGYSDHSLGIEACCAAVALGAVCIEKHLTLDKGLSGPDHAASASPEEFRLLVNAIRNLELALQPRIKSPTKRELANLEVARKYLVAKQDIEQGEVFSVENVEIKRSAFGMSPSQYWNVLGHKAIKSYSAGDSL, encoded by the coding sequence ATGCACACATATATTATTGCAGAAGTAGGAGTGAATCATAACGGTTCGGTGGAATTGGCTAAAAAATTAATCCACGTCGCTAAAGACTGTGGCGCTGATGCTGTAAAGTTCCAGACGTTTAAAACTGAAAGGCTTGTGACGTCATCGGCAAAGAAAGCTGTTTATCAGGACGAAAATGACAATTCGACTACAACACAGGCTGAAATGCTAGGTCGGTTGGAGTTGACGATTGATGACTTTGTTGAACTCGATCGAGAGTGCCGTGCTGCTGGGGTTGATTTCTTGACTACATGTTTTGACTCTGAATCGCTTTTGACGATCATGGATGAGTTACACTTGTCTGTTTTGAAAATTGGTTCAGGTGATCTTACAAATCTGCCGTTTTTGATTGAGCATGCAAAAACAGGGGCAAAGTTAGTTGTGTCGACAGGGATGGCAACGCTGTCGGAAGTTGAGGACGCAATGGCAGCATTGGCGTTTGGCTACCTTGAGGAAGAAAAAGAAATGCCCGAAAGTTATCAATGGCTTAAACGTCACTATTTTTCTTCAGAAAAAATAGAACAGTTATCTGATAGAGTTACGTTGCTCCATTGTGTGACTGATTATCCGGCACAATATCGAGATTTGAATTTAGATGCAATCGGACAACTTAGACAAGCTTACAAGTTGAATGTTGGTTATTCTGATCATTCTCTCGGTATTGAAGCGTGCTGTGCGGCGGTTGCATTGGGGGCTGTTTGTATAGAAAAACATCTGACGCTTGATAAAGGCTTATCTGGCCCAGATCATGCCGCCTCTGCTTCTCCTGAGGAGTTCAGGCTGTTAGTCAACGCAATACGAAATTTAGAGTTAGCATTACAGCCACGTATAAAATCACCAACAAAAAGAGAGTTAGCTAATCTTGAAGTTGCACGAAAATATTTGGTGGCGAAACAAGACATTGAACAAGGTGAAGTATTCAGTGTTGAGAACGTTGAAATTAAACGCTCTGCCTTCGGTATGTCTCCGTCTCAGTATTGGAATGTGTTGGGGCATAAAGCAATTAAGAGTTATTCAGCGGGTGATAGTCTTTGA